The following is a genomic window from Gemmatimonadota bacterium.
GCTTCTTCCTGGAGCGCGGCGGGGCAGAGTATGCCGACTACGAGGCCGAGCATGAGACCTACCACCGGAGCCTCGACCAACTGCGCCGAGCCCTCGACCTGGGCCTGCCCCGGCAGTTCATCGACCGGACCCTGGCGCCGTCGTACCTCTTCCAGGCGCCGGACCTGGTGGTGACCGTGGGGCAGGACGGCCTGGTGGCCAACGTAGCCAAGTACGCCACCGGGATCCCGATCGTGGCGGTGAACCCCGACCCCGCCCGCTTCGACGGGGTGCTGCTCCCCTTCAGCACCGCGGAGGCCGGGGCCGTGGTGCAGCGGGCGCTCGCGGGCTCGGCGCCGGTTCGGCGGGTCACCACTGGCGGAGGCGGTCCTGGCCGATGGGCAGCGACTGCTGGCGTTCAACGACCTGTTCGTCGGGGCGCGGAGCCACGTGTCGGCGCGCTACCGGCTGGAGGTGGGCGGGGCCACCGAGCTGCAGTCCTCCAGTGGCATCCTGGTGTCCACGGGGGCGGGCAGCACCGGCTGGATGTCGTCGGTGTTCAACATGGCCGAAGGCGTCGCCTCCTTCACCGGCGGCGCGGCCGGCGCGCCGGTGCGGCTCGCGTGGGAGGATAGCCGGCTGCTGTTTGCGGTGCGGGAGCCGTTCCGCAGCCGCCAGTCGGGGGTGAGCGTGGTCGCGGGCCTGCTGCCGGCGGGCGAGCCGCTGCGGGTGGAGTCGCGGATGCCGGCCGGAGGCGTCATCTTCAGCGACGGCATGGAGAGCGATTGCCTTCCGTTCGACGCCGGCGCCATCGCGGAGATCCGCGCGGCCGCGCGGCACGCGCACCTGGTCACCCGGAACGAGGAGCCATGACCGACGCCAGGTTCACCGTGGACGTGGTGATCTTCACCATCCGGGAGCAGCGGCTCCAGGTGCTGCTGGTCCGCCGGGGGATCCCCCCGTTCCAGGGCGCCTGGGCCATCCCGGGCGGTTTCGTGCTCGACGACGAAGACCTCGAGTCCGCCGCGGCGCGGGAGCTCATGGAGGAAACCGGGGTCCGCGACGTCTACCTGGAGCAGCTCTACACCTTCGGCGATCCTGGCCGCGACCCGCGCGGGCGGGTGGTCACCGTGGCGTACTTCGCCCTGATCCGTTCCGACCAGCAGGTCGCCGCCGGCTCCGACGCCGCCGAGGCGCGCTGGTGGCCCGCCGACGCGCCGCCCCCGCTCGCCTTCGATCACGACCGCATCCTGGCCTACGCCATCGAACGGCTGCGCAACAAGCTCGAGTACACCACGGTGGGCTTCCAGCTGCTGCCGGAGCGCTTCACCCTGGGCGAGCTGCAGGCCGTCTACGAGGCGGTCCTGGGCCGCCCGCTCGACAAGCGGAACTTCCGCCGCAAGCTCGAGCTGCTCGACATCCTGGTGCCCCTCGCCGAACACCGCACCGCCGGCCGCGCGCGCCCCGCGCGGCTCTACCGCTTTGCCGCCGCCCGCTTCGAGAAGCTGCGCGACAAGGGCATCCTCTTCCCCTTCTGATGACGCGCCCGCCCCATCACCGCCCCGGAGGCGGGTACCAGAACCCCTGGCCCGACTCCAACCCCCGCGGCTTCTCGCACCTGGTCCGGTGGTTCTTCGAGCGGAATTTCACCAACCGCCCCGCCCCCGATCCGCCCCGCACCGCCTTCGACGTGGCCGTGCCCGACTTCGGTCGCGCCGCCCCGGGCGGCTTCGCCGTCACCTGGATCGGGCACTCCACTGCGCTGCTGGAACTGGACGGCGTCACGGTGCTCACCGACCCGATCTTCGGCACCTACGCCTCCCCGCTGCCCACAGCCTCGCTCAAGCGCTGGGTGGACCCTCCGGTGTCGGTGGCGGCGCTGCCCCGCGTGGACCTGGTGCTCCTCTCCCACAATCACTACGACCACCTCGACGCGCCCACCGTGCGCGAGCTGGCCGCGCTCCAGCCGCACGCCACCTGGTGCACCCCGCACGGCAACGCCGAACTGCTGCGGACCCTCGGCGTCTCGCGCATCGAGGAGTTCGACTGGTGGGAGGAGCGGGCAGTCGGCGCCGCGCGGGTGGGCTGCACCCCGGCCAAGCACTTCAGCGCCCGTGGGCTGCACGATCGCAGCCGGGCGCTGTGGGGCGGCTTCACGGTGGCGGTGGGGGGGCGGCGGGTCTACTTCGCGGGGGACACCGCCTACCACCCCGAGTTCGGGCGGGTGGGGGAGCGGCTCGGGCCCTTCGACCTCGTGCTGATGCCGGTGGGCGCCTACGAGCCGCGCTGGTTCATGCACGTGGTGCACGTCAATCCCGAGGAGGCGGTGCGCGCGCTCCGCGACCTCTCGGCCGGGAGCGCCACGGTGCCGCTGATGGTGCCGATCCACTGGGGCACCTTCAAGCTCACCGACGAGCCGATGGACGAACCGCCGCGCCGGGCCGCGGAGGCCTGGCGGGAGGCCGGGCTGCCGCCGCACCGGCTCTGCCAGCTGCGCCACGGCGAGACCCGCGTCTTCGCGCCCGGACCCCGCTGAGCCTTCACTCCCGGCGCAGCGCCACCATCGGATCCACCCGGGAGGCGCGTCGGGCGGGCAGGTAGCTCGCCGCGAGGGCCACCAGCAGCAGCACCAGCGCGGCGGCGCCGAACGCCAGCGGGTCGGTTGCGCCCACTCCGAAGAGCGAGGTGGCCAGCAGCCGACCCGCCGCCAGCGCGCCCGCGCCCCCCGCGAGCAATCCGGCGACGGTCACCAGCAGGCCCTGCCGGACCGTCATTCCCAGCACCTGCCGCGGCTCGGCGCCGAGCGCCATGCGCAGCCCGATCTCGTGCCGCCGCTGGGCCACCTCGCTGCTCAGCACGCCGTAGAGCCCGAGCGCCGCGAGCAGCAGCGCCGCCAGCGCAAAGACGCCGACCAGCCAGGTGCGGACCCGGGACGCCGCGCTGGCCCGCGCCAGCTGGCGCTCCAGCGGGAGGATCCCGTCGATGATCAGGTCCGGGTCGATCCGGCGGACCACGGCGCGCACGGCCGCGGTGAGCGCCGCCGGGTCGCCGCGGGTGAGCAGGGTCAGGGAGGCGAGCGGCCAGTAGGTGCTCCGGTACGAGAGGAACACCTCGGGGGGCTGGGCCGGCTGGTTGAGCTCCACCCGCATGTCGCCCACCACGCCCACCACCTCGTGCCACGCCGGCGGCGCGCCGTCGGCCGGGGACAGGTCGAAGCTGATGCGCGACCCCACGGCGCGGGCCTCCGGCAGGTAGCGGCGGGCGAACTCCTGGTTCACCACCACCTCGCGCACCCGGCCCGCGTCGTCGTCGCGCCACATCCGGCCGGTGAGCACCGGCACCTCCACCGTGGCGAAGTAGCCCTCGCTCACCGCGCGATACGCGATGCTCTCCTCCGCCGGCAGCGGCACCCGCGCGGCCGCCGGCTCGCCCAGGCGGATCGGGCGGCTCTGGGTCCCGCCCTCGAGCGGCAGCCGGTCGGCCAGCCCCACGCGGCGCACGCCGGGGAGCGCGGCGAGGTCGTCGAGCGCCTGGCGATAGAACCCGTGCAGCCGGGCCGCGTCGGTGTCCCACGGGAACGCCAGCTGCAGCACGAGGACCTGGCCGGGCACCACGCCGGTGGACACCCCGCGCATCTGGTACAGGCTCCGCGCCAGCAGCCCCGCCGAGACCAGGAGCACCATCGAGAGCGCCACCTGCACCACCACCAGCGCTCGGCGCGCGCGGGGGCGGCCGCCGGTGGTGCCACGCCCGCCATCGCGCAGCGCGTCGTGGGTGCGCTCCGCGCGGGCGGCCTGCCACGCGGGCGCCAGGCCGAACAGCAGCCCGCATCCGACGGCCACGCCCGCCGCGAACAGCGCCACGCGCCAGTCCAGGGAGGCTTCGGCCAGCCGGGGCAGCTCCGCGGGAAGCACCCGGATCAGCACCGGCAGGCCGAGCCACGCCACCAGCAGGCCGCCCAGCCCGCCGGCCAGCGCCAGCCAGCCGCTTTCCATGAGGTAGAGCCGGAGCAGGCTGCCGCGGCCGGCGCCGAGCGCCACCCGGATCGCGGCCTCGTGCCGTCGCTCCGCCGCGCGAGCCAGCAGGAGGCTCGCGATGTTCACGCAGGCGATCAGCAGCACCAGGAACACCGCCCCGAGCAGCAGCAGCAGCGGGGCCCGCGTCTCGGCCGTCTCCACCTCCTGCAGCGGGGCGAGGGTGGCGGTGAGGGCGGCGTCGGTGTCGGGGTAGCGTTCGCGGAAGCGCCGCGCGATCGCCGCCGCCTCCGCGTTGGCGGCGGCCAGCGTGGTGCCCTCCGCCAGCCGGCCGATGATCGTGAAGTAGTTCCCGCCGCCGCGCCCGTCCTCCTGGAACCCGCGCGGGGCGGGGCTCACGAAATCCTGCCCGTCGGGGTAGCGCGCCCCGGCGGCGAGCACGCCGGCGATGGTGTAGCTGGTGGCGCTCAGCGTCACCGCCTGCCCGACGATCCCGGCCTCCCCGCCGAAGCGCCGCTGCCACAGGCCATGGCTCAGCAGGGCCACCGGGGCCCCCTCGCCCCGCTCCTCCTCGGGCGTGAAGCCGCGCCCCATGGCCAGCTCGGCCCCGGTCAGCCCGAGCACCGGGCCGAAGGTCCGCAGCAGCGCGTAGCGCTCCGGCTCGCCGCGGCCGGTGAGCACCGTGGCCTCGCCGTAGAAGCCGGCGAGGTCGCGCACCCCGGTGAGCTCGCGCTGCCAGTCGCGGAACCGGGCGGGGTTGCCGCCGATCATGCTGCCGGCGCGCGCCTCGCGCAGCATCACCACCGCGGCGTGGTCCGGGATCGGCAGCGGCCGCAGCAGCACCGCGTGGACGATGCTGTAGATGGCGCTGGTGGCGCCGATACCGAGCGCCAGGGTGAGTACCGCCGTGAGCACCAGGCCCGGGCGGCGGCGCAGGCTCCGCAGCGCCTGCCCGGCGTCGCGGACCGCGGCGTCGAGCCACGCCACCACGTCCAGGTCGCGCGCCCGCTCCTGCAGCAGCGGCACGTTGCCGAACCGCCGCCGGGCGTCGGCCG
Proteins encoded in this region:
- a CDS encoding NUDIX hydrolase: MTDARFTVDVVIFTIREQRLQVLLVRRGIPPFQGAWAIPGGFVLDDEDLESAAARELMEETGVRDVYLEQLYTFGDPGRDPRGRVVTVAYFALIRSDQQVAAGSDAAEARWWPADAPPPLAFDHDRILAYAIERLRNKLEYTTVGFQLLPERFTLGELQAVYEAVLGRPLDKRNFRRKLELLDILVPLAEHRTAGRARPARLYRFAAARFEKLRDKGILFPF
- a CDS encoding MBL fold metallo-hydrolase, whose protein sequence is MTRPPHHRPGGGYQNPWPDSNPRGFSHLVRWFFERNFTNRPAPDPPRTAFDVAVPDFGRAAPGGFAVTWIGHSTALLELDGVTVLTDPIFGTYASPLPTASLKRWVDPPVSVAALPRVDLVLLSHNHYDHLDAPTVRELAALQPHATWCTPHGNAELLRTLGVSRIEEFDWWEERAVGAARVGCTPAKHFSARGLHDRSRALWGGFTVAVGGRRVYFAGDTAYHPEFGRVGERLGPFDLVLMPVGAYEPRWFMHVVHVNPEEAVRALRDLSAGSATVPLMVPIHWGTFKLTDEPMDEPPRRAAEAWREAGLPPHRLCQLRHGETRVFAPGPR
- a CDS encoding ABC transporter permease, with protein sequence MGLLERLAGSLWRRDRVAQDLSDEIAFHVEERTRENLAAGMAPDAAAADARRRFGNVPLLQERARDLDVVAWLDAAVRDAGQALRSLRRRPGLVLTAVLTLALGIGATSAIYSIVHAVLLRPLPIPDHAAVVMLREARAGSMIGGNPARFRDWQRELTGVRDLAGFYGEATVLTGRGEPERYALLRTFGPVLGLTGAELAMGRGFTPEEERGEGAPVALLSHGLWQRRFGGEAGIVGQAVTLSATSYTIAGVLAAGARYPDGQDFVSPAPRGFQEDGRGGGNYFTIIGRLAEGTTLAAANAEAAAIARRFRERYPDTDAALTATLAPLQEVETAETRAPLLLLLGAVFLVLLIACVNIASLLLARAAERRHEAAIRVALGAGRGSLLRLYLMESGWLALAGGLGGLLVAWLGLPVLIRVLPAELPRLAEASLDWRVALFAAGVAVGCGLLFGLAPAWQAARAERTHDALRDGGRGTTGGRPRARRALVVVQVALSMVLLVSAGLLARSLYQMRGVSTGVVPGQVLVLQLAFPWDTDAARLHGFYRQALDDLAALPGVRRVGLADRLPLEGGTQSRPIRLGEPAAARVPLPAEESIAYRAVSEGYFATVEVPVLTGRMWRDDDAGRVREVVVNQEFARRYLPEARAVGSRISFDLSPADGAPPAWHEVVGVVGDMRVELNQPAQPPEVFLSYRSTYWPLASLTLLTRGDPAALTAAVRAVVRRIDPDLIIDGILPLERQLARASAASRVRTWLVGVFALAALLLAALGLYGVLSSEVAQRRHEIGLRMALGAEPRQVLGMTVRQGLLVTVAGLLAGGAGALAAGRLLATSLFGVGATDPLAFGAAALVLLLVALAASYLPARRASRVDPMVALRRE